A single window of Eucalyptus grandis isolate ANBG69807.140 chromosome 1, ASM1654582v1, whole genome shotgun sequence DNA harbors:
- the LOC104449085 gene encoding pentatricopeptide repeat-containing protein MRL1, chloroplastic-like isoform X2 produces the protein MQVDWAKEIYKLMDEYKIKGTPDLYTIAINSCSQTCDWEFALSVYNDMKKKGVVPDEIFLRALIDVAGHAGRVDAAFDILEEARTCGMHLGIVSYSCLMGACSNAKSWGKALELYEDMKSIGIKPTISTMNGLINLWLFLCETLT, from the exons ATGCAG GTTGACTGggcaaaagaaatatacaaattGATGGATGAGTATAAGATCAAGGGTACTCCAGATCTTTACACCATCGCTATTAATAGTTGCAGCCAGACCTGCGATTGGGAATTTGCTCTGAGCGTGTACAATGACATGAAAAAGAAAGGCGTGGTTCCTGATGAG ATTTTTCTCCGTGCATTAATAGACGTTGCAGGGCATGCTGGGAGGGTGGATGCTGCATTTGATATTCTAGAAGAAGCAAGGACTTGTGGAATGCATCTTGGAATTGTATCATACAGTTGTTTGATGGGTGCTTGCAGTAAT GCAAAAAGTTGGGGGAAGGCTTTAGAGCTATATGAGGATATGAAGTCTATCGGGATAAAGCCAACAATCTCAACAATGAATGGTTTAATCAACCTATGGTTATTTCTTTGTGAGACTTTGACCTAG
- the LOC104449085 gene encoding pentatricopeptide repeat-containing protein MRL1, chloroplastic-like isoform X3: MDEYKIKGTPDLYTIAINSCSQTCDWEFALSVYNDMKKKGVVPDEIFLRALIDVAGHAGRVDAAFDILEEARTCGMHLGIVSYSCLMGACSNAKSWGKALELYEDMKSIGIKPTISTMNGLINLWLFLCETLT, translated from the exons ATGGATGAGTATAAGATCAAGGGTACTCCAGATCTTTACACCATCGCTATTAATAGTTGCAGCCAGACCTGCGATTGGGAATTTGCTCTGAGCGTGTACAATGACATGAAAAAGAAAGGCGTGGTTCCTGATGAG ATTTTTCTCCGTGCATTAATAGACGTTGCAGGGCATGCTGGGAGGGTGGATGCTGCATTTGATATTCTAGAAGAAGCAAGGACTTGTGGAATGCATCTTGGAATTGTATCATACAGTTGTTTGATGGGTGCTTGCAGTAAT GCAAAAAGTTGGGGGAAGGCTTTAGAGCTATATGAGGATATGAAGTCTATCGGGATAAAGCCAACAATCTCAACAATGAATGGTTTAATCAACCTATGGTTATTTCTTTGTGAGACTTTGACCTAG